From the Juglans microcarpa x Juglans regia isolate MS1-56 chromosome 3D, Jm3101_v1.0, whole genome shotgun sequence genome, the window gctcttttctgtggatgtaggcagttgccgaaccacgttaaattcttggtatCACTGAGTGCGTaaagtgtattattttattaccgcttttatcccttccgctgtgttaatttccccaacaagtggtatcagagcttttgttgggaagagtttttttatagaaaactcgtttttagtgtgtagctcagttttcaaatttgagcataccacTGTGTTTGTCTTATCGAGACAAGAAAAGCGGTGAAAACCAGAGGCGGAAGGACGCCGCACGCTCCCCACGCGCCGTCTGAATATCGGAGAGTGAGCCCCCTCTCGGCACGCGCCACACGCGCCCAGGAGAGGCCCAAGCGCGTGATCCACACTCCCGACACCCGCCACACGCGCCCAGGAGAGGCGCTAGCGCGTGACCGACACTCTCACCACGGGCCGCACGCGCTCCAGAGAGGTCCCTGCGCATGAATTCCATGCGCCTCACTCGCCCTTGACTCTAGAAGGCGCGTGAGTTACACGCGCCCTACGCATTCCACACGCACCATCGAGGTTTTAGAGCGTTAAGAACACGCGCTACAAGCGCGACAgtgtttctgtttttgttcttttgctCATTTCTTGTGCTATATGAGTTCGATTTTGAtgaaacaagactcgtttctAACAAAATCAGGCATTCCAGACGCAACAGCGCTGTCCGTTATGCGATATTCCATCTTGAAGATCCTgtacttgtattttatatttagaatcagtctaaatctAAGGAGGATTTAGCatcaggcgccatgataaagctgacttcctcaaactacagtctttggagaCTTCGGATGGATGATCTCTTGAAATGTAAAGATATGTGTGACCCTTTGGAAGATAAAGGGAAGAAGCCAAATGAAGTTACAGATCAAGTATggaaaaagatgcacaagaacACTATCGGTCAGATCAGGCAATGGATTGACCAAAGTGTCTTTCACCACGTGGCTCAGGAGACAAATGCATATAACTTCTgaaaaaagttggaggatatgtatcaggctaagactgctcgaaacaaagccctcttgatgagacggcttgttaacttgaagttgaagagtgacacctctgttgccgagcacactagcgagtttcaaaacctagttaaccagctcggatctgtcaacctgaatcttggcgatgaagaacaagctCTGCTACTTCTCAGTTCGTTACCAGACAGTTGGGAGACGTtggtggtctccctcagtaactctactccagatggcaaacttaccatgacgatggttaaggatgccctATTTAATGAGGATGTCAAacgaaaagagacaagcatgaatcaaactcataTCCTTGTCACtgagagtagagaaaggcctcgaggtgatgatagagggagGAGTAGAGGCAGAAACAGAGGAAAGTCTCAACCAAGTGGAAGGTCCAGCAGTAGTAAGAACCAGCAGACGAGTAACATAAagtgttaccattgtggcaaagaaggccacataaggaaaaactgccgcaagtttttaaaggagcaaggtcaaagcagtaagctgaagaaagaagatagtgaaacccttgtcactctttcgggagatgtggcaatactctccaccagtgacgagacgtgtctgtacgttgcaagccatgatgttgaatgggtggtagacacagcaacatcataccatgccacttcctatagtgaatttttcactacgtacaaaaCAGGAGATTTTGGTACGGTAAGAATAGCGAACgccagttcctcgaagatcgtgggagttggcgaagtgcagataaaaatCAACGTTAGTTgcaccatggtgttgaaagatgttcgacaTATTTctgaccttcggctcaacctgatttTGGCAACAGCCCTTGATCGACAGGGCTATGACAGTTACTTCAGCAATGacacttggaagctgtcacaaaGTGCCATGGTTGTTGCCCGAGGACATATTTTCGGTACGTTGTACAAAATTCATGTGAATATTGGTtttgatagcctcaatgcagcgGAAGACGAGGCTTCACcgaatctgtggcacaagagactcggacacatgggtgagaaagaGTTGAATACACTTATGAAGAAGGCACTCATCAAAgttgccaaaggaatagcgttaaacccttgtgagtactgtttgtttggcaaacaatgcaaagtctcgttcaattcctctacgaagataagatcagagttgttgagtctggtacactctgatgtatgtggtcccatggaagaagagtcattcGGAGGTAACAGATAAAGTTGTTCGTGCTGCATGTTACCTGATCAACATATCACCTTCTGCACTACTGGAATTTGAAATTCCTGagaaggtttggtctggaaaagatatctcttactctcacctgaaAGTGTTAGGGTGCCaagcctttgcacacgtatccaaggagctgagacagaagctcaatgtcaagtcaactccatgcATCTTtattggatatggagatgaagaattcggatacaaGCTATAggatccagtgacaaagagaattgtcagaagtaaGGAcattgtgttccatgaaaaccagcatataggaactgaaACTTCCTCGATGTCAatagagcttagttcctatactcCAAAGCCTACACCATTGCAGTTTGCCACAGACAATGTGGATATGCAGGATtgagatccagaagcagaagaagaagctcagggtgtcgagcagggggagcaagaacccttTCCACCAGCAGCCggtgtaccaccacaagggttagatggtgatgaacctcctttggttgatgaaccaagaagatcggcaagaggccACCTATTGATTCCGTCGATGAGATATCCGaaatcagactatattctgcttactgatgagggggagccAGAGAGCTTCCaagaagttcaaactcatgctgatagaagcctatgggtgcaggcaatgcaagaaaagatgagttctttgcagaaaaatcaaacctatgagttggtgaaacttcctgaaggaaagaaagccctaatGGATGTTCAAACTAAAGAAAGATGGCCAATAAAAGTTGATAAAGCACAAGACCAGATTGGTAATCAAATGATTCCAgcagaagaagggaatcgaTTTTGACAAGATATTTTTTCCAGTGGtaaaaatgatgtcaatccgagtcatactTGGATTagtagccagcttgaatttgaAACTCGAACAGATGAatgtgaagacagcctttctccatggagatttggagaaggaaatctatatggagcaaccagaagggtttaAAGTTCCAGGaaaagatcacttagtctgcaagctaaagaatagtctctatggcctcaagcaagcgccgaggcaatggtacaagaagttcgactcattcatgatgagtcatggttacaagagacttgtttcagatcagtgtgtctatgttcgaaggttccaggatgacaagtttgtcatactcctttaggttgatgatatgttaattgTTGGTGAGAataggtccaagattaacaaactaaagaaggaactatccaagtcctttgacatgaaggacttaggcctAGGATAGCAAATTCTGGGCATaaagattgttcgtgatagggAAGTCAAAAGGGTGTGggtatcacaacaaaaatatgttgaacgggttatcaaacgtttcaacatgggagatgctaagccagtcagtactccacttgctaaccacttcaagttgagcaagggctcgtgtccttcttcaaagaaagagattgaagaaatagaagcagtcccctactcttcagcagtaagaagcctgatgtatgcaatggtttgtaccagaccagatattgctcatgttgTAGGCATAGTGAGCAAATTCCTTTCAAATCTAGGAAatgatcattgggaagcagtcaagtggattctcaggtacctaaaaggtacatcgaagatgtgcttgtgttttggggaGCTAAACtagttttggaaggctatacagattcaaATATGGCTggagatctggatagcaggaaatctactttAGGATTTATCTTCACTTTTGCATGAGGAGCTGTTTCTTGGCAGTCTAAATTGtagaagtgtgttgctttataTACAACAGAGGCTGAATACAATGCCGCAGCGGAAGCTAGAAAAAGCGTTTTCTCCAAAAAttaggggttagtcaagaagactacacggtacattgtgatagtcaaagtgctctagatttgagcaagaattcaatgtatCACTCCCGcacaagcatattgatatccgctatcattgAATACGCGAAACGATGGAACAACAACTATTGAAACTTatgaagatccatacgaaagagaatccaaCGGACATGCTGGTgaaggtggttacaagtgagaaacTTGAGCTATGCAGAGACATAGCTGGGATGGAGAGCATCTaagtaaatgggcatggagggggagaattgttgaagtccctacccaagcaagcagtcaacaatgattgcttgcttctcaacctccagTGCTCAATGCCCCAACGCCCAGCAATTAAAtgcaaataaatgcattcatacaggTAGGCGATATATGATTGTCTATAAATTGAGACTCCCAACGAGAGTCTCAAATTACacccaagaagaagagaaaagaaagagagcccGGAGAGctttgagagaaaagaagagagttgagttgagtggagtgtgattctcctcctctgtaatattttcttgtgtaccactatttattagtgaagctcttttttGTAGATGTAGGCAGTTGTCGAACCACATTAAATTCTTGGTATCACTGAGTGcgtaaagtgtactcttttattatcgcttttatcatttttgttgtgttgatttccccaacatgAGCAAATACAACAATTATGCCAAATATGTCATGAGTAActaattaatcaattaatttggAGGTTGGTGATCTGGTTGACATGGTCTAGTTCGAGAGATCGTTGAAGTTTAATTTGTTGAGTGTAATTAaagttggtatatatatatatatatattgaccaGTCCAATTAATGCATGGCCAGGTATTCTTGATATATAGCCAATGTGGAAATTACATGTAAATTACAACGTTGTCTCTCGAtgatctgcatgcatgcatctgaaaGACAGACTCGGTCATGAGTCGGCCCCAAGCTAGCTAATTACTTCGACCCGGCCCGAAGCTTAAGAGATCATGTCATATATAGAAGCATCGATCTAATATATACTTACAAACTCTCAGAAAGTgatcaaagaaagaaatgtCAATCATGATCAATACTTACATTTCTTTAGTAATTGTCCTTGGAATGATATTGTCTCCACTCTCCATCACAAATAATGATTTTCTCCCTTTTCTCCATAAATGCCCAAAAAAGACAAATATAATCAAATCTTGGATGGACTGGTCACTTTGCAAAGTGATCTAAAAGCCATCTTCAGCATTTGGAGAGGAATCATGAAGCCTTCAAAAGCCATGATCCTCTCTCTAAGTCCATCTCATGTAGTACTATCTACAAATGGTTTTTGCAAGATGTATTGTCTCCTCCACAAATGCCTGACTTCCTTCTTCAATTAATAAGTTTTGTCCTTAAAAGGAGACATTCTCATTGGccattcttcctcttttttatttttaaggtaCTTTTATTGcgttaaaaataaagtacaaaagaTACTGGAATATTAGACTTTTATGGGTGAAACGAGCAGTAGCATAAATGTGATTTATCCGCCACAGGATCAGATCCCACCATTTGCAGGTTTGTAACCAGGGAGCATAACAAGAGCACCTAAGAACCATTAAGAACATCAACTAACTAAAATTTTACCCTCCCTCTATTTCATAATGCCAGGTATGCACTTCATATAAGTTTTTTAACAAGTTTAAAACTTCCCATTAAAGCTAGATTTGGTAAGATTAATGGTTAAGAACAAACTTATAGGAGGAAATGAAAGCACCTACTAGAGACGACGCTGATGAGTTCACTTGAGTGGCAAAGCCGTAGAGAAGTGCAGCCAACCTTCAGTATCTGAAGCTTTGGAGGTGGGTCGCGCACTGAGGAGACTGACCAATCTGCAATGAAGGGATGAACGAGAGAGCACCACCcacaaaagacaaaaatgagGTGCAAAGATAGGATTTGGGGGAGGGGAGACGAAAATGAATTTGGGAAATAGCCAgtggtcttcttcttcttctcttcgtgtttttctcttcttttctttttttaaataaaaaaaaggctgACAACAGTAGGCCATGTCAATTTCATGCACGGATTCGTCTGCCAAATTATCTGTACCTAGATGaactataattaatatacaaatttttcCATCCTCGAGGTATTTCATAAGATGGTTTTATTAGTAAAGTAAAGGAATGAAAACTAAGACAAGTAATATTAGAGAGAAGTTATTAAAACAGTGCATACTTTACACTCACTGTATAATTACTTCTAGTTGATTATTTTCAACACTCACTCGAAGAACTTGCCAATAAATCGGTGTTCCATAAAAGAATTCTATCTACTCAAAAGCTGTATATGATGggattcttttaaaaaagaaatattcagttttttcaaacatgttgaATTGAATACAAGATGGAATGGAcctatatattagactattccTCACATATATACAACGTAGCTATGCTTTTGATTCTCTGCGAGAGCAACTACACACCGGTGGATGATTAGTGTCAATTTACACTACCAAATCAGAATCTGTGATGCAATAAATTTCAACATAGACTCGTACacaggttttttttattttcgcTTCTATCTTACCCCCACCGTCCGacgctctctttctctcccaccctccctccctcccccaccCCGTGACCTGCTCAAATCTCCGATTGTTGCTCCCCTCGAGGACCGAGAGAGATGTGGCCATCGACGAGAGGTGAGCCTGACCACCCTTCTTGCTGCCACTGGTTCTCATTCTTCGGCTCAGAGAGGAAGAAAGATAGATTTGGGATGGTTCTCTGGTACGGCCTGGGCTGAGAAATGATTTGGAGAGCTTCATGGAAGAAGAGGAGAGGCGCGAGGTGAAACAAATGAAGATCTCACTAGTGCTACTGCCGTTTGTGCTTGTCATGCGACGGGGTCTCTCTGACTCCactctcagttttttttttttttttttgggtatttgtTCAATTTGTGTGAGCCATTGACGGTGGAAAATGTGAGACTTTGCGTTGGGATAGTCAATATAAACTGGAGAGTATTGGATGGAGAAGATCTTTGTGTGTGGGCGGTATGTTTTGGGGCCGTGGTCGCAAAGGTACAGAGTCCAGACTGCAGAGAGAGTGAGGGTGACGAAATGCTCTTTGTCCTTTGCAAAATTTAACCAAGTGATCGTAGGGTCAGGCTCTTTGTTCTTCTATACTTTGCATCAGTTTCCTCCATTCTGCACAACACCAAATGATACCCTGCCCCCAAGATCACATTAGTCTCATCTTTACTTAATGGCCCTTAATGACCCAGAAGCCTTCTTCATGCTCTTGATTTGAACATGGTTTAAGCATTAATGGCACTCTGAATTTCTTCAACATGTATTGTTTATTGCCGACGAAAATGGCTGAAGGGGAGAAGAATGACTTTGGTGCCAGGAGAAAGCTTCTAGGGAGACgaggaaagagagaagagagaaggaaaaagggAGAGGGAGTTTAACTGGATGCACACCCACCGTAAGTACAGTCTACTATGTGTTGGGTTTTTACTGCTGGGTGTAAATGAGAAATACGCACCTGAGCGTTTTGAAGGTTTTCCCACTGcgatcaatatttctttttctttgaccTTAAATAGTGGGGTGGGTGGGGTGGGTGGGGTGGGGATTGGGCAATTGGGCAATTGTCTAACTTGTCTTGCTAGGCATAGGGCCGGGTCATCCCTGCATTTACAAATGCTTACAAACGTATAACGTGTCAGTTTGTAAGTATATTCTGTAGAATCTATTTGTAAACCTAACACTTTTTAAATAGAGCATGAAGATGTCATGACATGAGGATTGTAGTCTTGATTGCAGCCGAAGCCAACGTCTCTGTTATCATACTCATGGCTCCACCGACTGGACAAACAATTTCCCAAACCACGGGTACCAGGTAATAATTTACATGAATGGATTTCAGTTGAGACCATCTAGCTAGAAAAGTTGACAAAATCTGGAAAGTGTTTTGGCTGACACTGGAAATTACATAAGATATTGTATCCAATATCTTCAAGAGAAGCTAGCTACCAAAATGGTAACCAGACGCAATACCTTGGAGTTCTCTTTACTTGCATTTCTTCATGTGATGCCTAGTCCCTTAAAGACCATGCACGTGCTGAGTTTCACAGTTAATATGTAGCAGCAATGGTCTGCTCGATCTGATCTTGCCTGCCAAGTCTAGAGGACATGCGCAGTTATTTTACATTCACATTTccattgataatatatatatatatatatatatatatattaatatgcagaaaatattttctctatttgtaacagttttctctctgtttgtgtttggtttgaaaataaaaaaataaaaaagcactGCTGATGCTGAAACATACGCGGATTTCAACTGGGATGAACTTGGATTTGGTATAGTTCCAACGGATTACATGTACGTCATGAAATCCTCTGAAGGAGAGAGTTTTACTAAAGGGAACGTAACTCCCTTTGGAAACATTGAGATGAACCCGTATGCTGGAATCTTAAACTATGGACAGGTGAGCACCTGCATGCATTCTATATATGATCACTGTTCTAATAAGATCAAACTATATCTTGCCCAATTCTACAACTTGGTCTGTAACTTTCTAGCAAATGAAGTGGTGGTGACAGCTAGAAATCCTTAGTATTCCCGGAACTAAAACATACTAGGTGCATGGTTGGTGTCTTTAGGGATTGATTGAAGGTCTGAAGGCATACCGAAAGGAAGATGGTCGTGTTTTGCTGTTTCGACCAGAACAAAATGCTCAGCGGTTGAAGATCGGTGCAGAGAGAATGTGCATGTCATCGCCATCTGTTGAGCAATTTGTTGAAGCTGTAAAGCAAACAGTCAGGGCCAACAAGCATTGGGTATATATACCAGCCTCGCCTCTCAtccttcctttttatttcttgtttcgTGCAAACTTTTCAATGTTACGAAGTTTTTGTTGGATGAAACAGGTACCTCCCCAAGGGAAAGGGTCGCTCTATGTCAGGCCATTGCTCATTGGAAGTGGACCTGTTTTGGGTTTGTGTCCGGCACCGGAATACACATTCCTCATATATGCTTCTCCCGTTGGCAATTATCATAAGGTGGGGTCATTATTCCCTATATATGTTTATCGTGCCTTTTCTGAATACAACAAAGGTATACCATATAACCATAATTTCCATGAGCTTATTTGATCAAATGTCAGGGTAGTGTCTGTCCAAGGTGCATCATTTGAGTCAGACACTTTTGCATATTCATCATCGTGTTAATACGTAGTTTAGATCTTGTCATTCCTAATCACAGTGACATATTTTGATGCATGCACTTGCACACGCCTAGACACCCTTTACATTCCTCATTTTTTAAACCCACAACCATGCTCATTAAAGAGAAAGGAGGATACCGATCTCAGTACTGCATGAGTTCTCTTCTGTGTAATAGGGCCCCTTAAACTTGGTTGTCGAGGATAAGCTCCATCGTGCTACTCCGGGTGGAACTGGAGACATCAAGACTGTCGCCAACTACTCACCGGTATGCTGTACTTCAAAAATCCTGGCACCTTCTGTGTAGTTAGTCATGCCTGCATACGATCCAGATCATGTCTTTTATGCAGAAGAGTTGTAATTCTGTAGGTTTGCAAAGCACTAACTGAAGCAAGGGCCAAAGGATTCTCTGATGTCCTATTCCTAGACGCAGTAACCAAAAAATATATCGAGGAGGTTTCAacatgtaatatttttattgtcaaGGTACGACCGATTCTTGTTCTTATTCTTTTGTCCTTTAATAACCTCCTCTTTTTGCCACTACACATGAATTCTTTACTGACAAAAAGTCCGAGTAATCATGTCTTGCTTAGtcatttgaaatataatttataatgaattcaACTTTTCAGTGATCTAATTGTCTGAATATTTTCCATCTTAGATTTGcattctctctctgtgttgtaGGATGATGTGATTTCAACCCCAGCAACAGTTGGAACAATTCTGCCCGGAATCACTCGAAAGAGCATCATTGAGATTGCCCTTGATTTTGGTTACCAGGTGATTATTCTTCAATTGTGATGTGCCAATTGATCATTTTGcgatgagtaatgatatacgtacaatattttttacaactctttatacaaccatgttttaaattgaGGATGTTTATGtgaaatgatgttacttttataagttattttacaagAATGCCTCCAATTCAAAACAAGATTGTGtaaatgattgtaaaaaaagGTTGTGTATCATTTTCCTAGGGGTTACCATTgtcattacaagaaaactacTTAATTGTGGTAAGCTATTTCCTActaaaatagactcattttagcaTGACTATTTCCtgctaaaatgagtttattttcgtcataaataatcattattgttgcaaataattcgtcacaaatactcatttttttgtaGTGTTGCATGTATTCTAATTTCTAAGGTCTCTACCAGGTGTCTCTCTCTGAGACATTGGTTTTTGTGATCAGATTGAAGGTATTTTGCAGGCAATTTGATTAACAAGAGTTGATTAAGAATTTGCCAATTTGATCAGGTTGAGGAACGTACAATCCCGATGGAGGATTTGCTTGAAGCTGATGAAGTTTTCTGTACAGGGACGGCTGTGGTTGTAAGTCCCGTTGGTTGTATAACCTACCAGGATAAAAGGTGCTTACACTACCGATTTAGTTCATTTTTAGGTTTATAGCATGG encodes:
- the LOC121255432 gene encoding branched-chain-amino-acid aminotransferase 6-like isoform X3, which translates into the protein MISVNLHYQIRICDAINFNIDSYTAEANVSVIILMAPPTGQTISQTTGTSTADAETYADFNWDELGFGIVPTDYMYVMKSSEGESFTKGNVTPFGNIEMNPYAGILNYGQGLIEGLKAYRKEDGRVLLFRPEQNAQRLKIGAERMCMSSPSVEQFVEAVKQTVRANKHWVPPQGKGSLYVRPLLIGSGPVLGLCPAPEYTFLIYASPVGNYHKGPLNLVVEDKLHRATPGGTGDIKTVANYSPVCKALTEARAKGFSDVLFLDAVTKKYIEEVSTCNIFIVKDDVISTPATVGTILPGITRKSIIEIALDFGYQVEERTIPMEDLLEADEVFCTGTAVVVSPVGCITYQDKRVEYKTGAETVSQKLYVMLTGIQTGRVEDKLGWTVEVV
- the LOC121255432 gene encoding branched-chain-amino-acid aminotransferase 6-like isoform X2: MEEEERREVKQMKISLVLLPFVLVMRRAEANVSVIILMAPPTGQTISQTTGTSTADAETYADFNWDELGFGIVPTDYMYVMKSSEGESFTKGNVTPFGNIEMNPYAGILNYGQGLIEGLKAYRKEDGRVLLFRPEQNAQRLKIGAERMCMSSPSVEQFVEAVKQTVRANKHWVPPQGKGSLYVRPLLIGSGPVLGLCPAPEYTFLIYASPVGNYHKGPLNLVVEDKLHRATPGGTGDIKTVANYSPVCKALTEARAKGFSDVLFLDAVTKKYIEEVSTCNIFIVKDDVISTPATVGTILPGITRKSIIEIALDFGYQVEERTIPMEDLLEADEVFCTGTAVVVSPVGCITYQDKRVEYKTGAETVSQKLYVMLTGIQTGRVEDKLGWTVEVV
- the LOC121255432 gene encoding branched-chain-amino-acid aminotransferase 6-like isoform X1 produces the protein MHTHRKYSLLCVGFLLLGVNEKYAPERFEAEANVSVIILMAPPTGQTISQTTGTSTADAETYADFNWDELGFGIVPTDYMYVMKSSEGESFTKGNVTPFGNIEMNPYAGILNYGQGLIEGLKAYRKEDGRVLLFRPEQNAQRLKIGAERMCMSSPSVEQFVEAVKQTVRANKHWVPPQGKGSLYVRPLLIGSGPVLGLCPAPEYTFLIYASPVGNYHKGPLNLVVEDKLHRATPGGTGDIKTVANYSPVCKALTEARAKGFSDVLFLDAVTKKYIEEVSTCNIFIVKDDVISTPATVGTILPGITRKSIIEIALDFGYQVEERTIPMEDLLEADEVFCTGTAVVVSPVGCITYQDKRVEYKTGAETVSQKLYVMLTGIQTGRVEDKLGWTVEVV
- the LOC121255432 gene encoding branched-chain-amino-acid aminotransferase 6-like isoform X4; amino-acid sequence: MHTHPEANVSVIILMAPPTGQTISQTTGTSTADAETYADFNWDELGFGIVPTDYMYVMKSSEGESFTKGNVTPFGNIEMNPYAGILNYGQGLIEGLKAYRKEDGRVLLFRPEQNAQRLKIGAERMCMSSPSVEQFVEAVKQTVRANKHWVPPQGKGSLYVRPLLIGSGPVLGLCPAPEYTFLIYASPVGNYHKGPLNLVVEDKLHRATPGGTGDIKTVANYSPVCKALTEARAKGFSDVLFLDAVTKKYIEEVSTCNIFIVKDDVISTPATVGTILPGITRKSIIEIALDFGYQVEERTIPMEDLLEADEVFCTGTAVVVSPVGCITYQDKRVEYKTGAETVSQKLYVMLTGIQTGRVEDKLGWTVEVV
- the LOC121255432 gene encoding branched-chain amino acid aminotransferase 2, chloroplastic-like isoform X5 is translated as MAPPTGQTISQTTGTSTADAETYADFNWDELGFGIVPTDYMYVMKSSEGESFTKGNVTPFGNIEMNPYAGILNYGQGLIEGLKAYRKEDGRVLLFRPEQNAQRLKIGAERMCMSSPSVEQFVEAVKQTVRANKHWVPPQGKGSLYVRPLLIGSGPVLGLCPAPEYTFLIYASPVGNYHKGPLNLVVEDKLHRATPGGTGDIKTVANYSPVCKALTEARAKGFSDVLFLDAVTKKYIEEVSTCNIFIVKDDVISTPATVGTILPGITRKSIIEIALDFGYQVEERTIPMEDLLEADEVFCTGTAVVVSPVGCITYQDKRVEYKTGAETVSQKLYVMLTGIQTGRVEDKLGWTVEVV